A single Bacteroidota bacterium DNA region contains:
- a CDS encoding hydroxymethylglutaryl-CoA lyase gives MIKIIESPRDAMQGIKEFIPTEMKAKYINSLLEVGFDIIDFGSFVSPKAIPQLADTNLVTQLLKKSNSKTKLMAIVGNGRGAIQACKYDIIDFLGFPSSISPTFLQKNINSNIEKSNRTVAELQEICLSKNKTLIVYITMAFGNPYGDIWNIDLVIQQIEKLRQLGIKIISLSDITNIANPEIIAEVYSTIYAQFPEIYFGFHLHTTNESWYEKLDAAMKNQCNIIDTVMHNLGGCPMTGKELVANLQTSSLIEYLNKNHIENKLNMEAFQKAYHLGLKIFK, from the coding sequence ATGATAAAGATTATAGAATCGCCTCGTGATGCAATGCAAGGAATAAAAGAATTTATTCCTACAGAAATGAAAGCAAAATATATTAATTCATTATTGGAGGTTGGTTTCGATATTATTGATTTTGGGAGTTTTGTTTCGCCTAAGGCAATTCCGCAACTTGCTGATACCAATCTGGTAACTCAGCTCCTTAAAAAATCGAATTCAAAAACCAAGTTGATGGCTATTGTTGGAAATGGACGGGGAGCAATACAGGCTTGTAAGTATGACATCATTGATTTTCTTGGCTTTCCTTCTTCCATATCCCCAACTTTTTTGCAGAAGAATATAAATTCAAATATCGAAAAATCTAATAGAACTGTTGCAGAGCTTCAGGAAATTTGTCTTTCCAAAAACAAAACTTTGATTGTTTATATTACAATGGCGTTCGGAAATCCGTACGGAGACATATGGAATATCGATTTGGTAATTCAGCAAATTGAAAAACTCAGGCAATTAGGAATTAAAATTATTTCATTGTCGGACATTACTAATATCGCAAATCCTGAAATAATTGCTGAAGTTTATTCAACAATATATGCCCAGTTTCCTGAAATTTATTTTGGTTTTCATCTGCATACCACAAACGAAAGCTGGTATGAAAAACTTGATGCTGCAATGAAAAACCAATGCAATATTATTGATACGGTTATGCACAATCTTGGTGGCTGCCCAATGACAGGTAAAGAGTTGGTAGCCAATTTGCAAACATCCTCATTGATTGAATATTTAAATAAAAACCATATTGAAAATAAATTAAATATGGAGGCATTCCAAAAAGCTTATCATCTTGGACTGAAAATATTCAAATAG
- a CDS encoding T9SS type A sorting domain-containing protein, which produces MKINYFLKSLFALILMLSSFCTISQFAASDVEFWVGSGSNQAIFVIDFNDSTNNESYAWGFRFDGTSTGEEAINSIVSADNNLSANIVGGFINDLAYQSHSGFYENPNYWSTWSGTSSADWTMNMGMGSTINNNDWFGCSYTDFDPAIEPGEPIAAQSSTSISNVDFQNRIAYPNPCRSNFNISETIENFEKIEISNISGKIVKTFKTKTLDVSNLKNGVYFVKIISKNEVIVTKIIKK; this is translated from the coding sequence ATGAAAATCAATTATTTTTTAAAAAGTTTATTCGCATTAATTTTGATGCTGTCATCGTTTTGTACGATTTCGCAATTTGCTGCTTCCGATGTTGAATTTTGGGTAGGCTCCGGTTCAAATCAAGCAATTTTTGTGATAGATTTCAACGATAGCACAAACAACGAAAGTTATGCCTGGGGATTCAGGTTTGATGGGACGAGTACAGGTGAAGAGGCTATAAATAGCATTGTTTCTGCCGACAATAATCTTTCGGCAAATATTGTAGGTGGTTTCATCAACGACCTTGCTTACCAATCTCATAGCGGTTTTTACGAAAATCCAAACTATTGGAGTACCTGGTCAGGAACCAGTTCTGCAGACTGGACAATGAACATGGGCATGGGGAGCACAATTAACAATAACGACTGGTTTGGCTGTTCTTATACAGATTTTGATCCTGCAATTGAACCAGGGGAACCTATTGCAGCCCAAAGCTCAACTTCAATTAGCAATGTTGATTTTCAAAATCGTATAGCTTATCCAAATCCTTGTAGAAGTAATTTTAATATTTCAGAAACTATCGAAAATTTTGAAAAAATTGAAATTTCAAATATTTCTGGAAAAATTGTAAAAACATTCAAGACTAAAACACTTGATGTTTCAAATTTGAAAAATGGAGTGTACTTCGTAAAAATAATTTCGAAAAATGAAGTAATTGTTACAAAAATTATAAAAAAATAG
- a CDS encoding RNA pseudouridine synthase, whose translation MVLYEDNHIIVVNKKAKEIVQGDKTGDTPLSENVKAFLKKKYSKPGNVFVGVVHRIDRPVSGIVLFAKTSKALSRLNRMFKDHEVKKYYWAIVKNKPEIESGTLTHYLKRDTKKNKSFAYDKNIPESKLAILYYQTIGVSKNYFLLEIELKTGRHHQIRAQLAKINCPIRGDIKYGFPRTNPDGSINLHARRISFIHPVSKEEVNICAKTSNDSLWNSFEIEN comes from the coding sequence ATGGTTTTATACGAAGACAATCACATAATAGTAGTTAACAAAAAGGCAAAGGAAATTGTACAGGGCGATAAAACCGGCGATACTCCTTTGTCAGAAAATGTTAAAGCATTTTTGAAAAAGAAATATTCCAAACCAGGAAATGTTTTTGTTGGAGTAGTTCATAGAATTGACCGCCCGGTGAGCGGAATTGTATTGTTTGCAAAAACCAGCAAAGCACTTTCACGCTTGAATCGAATGTTTAAGGACCATGAAGTAAAGAAATACTATTGGGCAATTGTTAAAAACAAACCTGAAATTGAGTCTGGAACGCTAACTCATTATTTGAAAAGGGATACCAAAAAAAATAAATCATTTGCATACGATAAGAACATTCCAGAGTCGAAATTAGCAATTCTATATTATCAAACAATTGGGGTTTCTAAAAATTATTTCCTTCTTGAAATAGAATTGAAAACCGGAAGACACCATCAAATCAGGGCTCAACTTGCAAAAATAAATTGCCCAATTCGAGGCGACATTAAATATGGATTTCCTCGAACAAATCCAGATGGTAGTATAAATCTGCATGCTCGGAGAATTTCATTTATTCATCCTGTTTCAAAAGAAGAAGTAAATATTTGTGCTAAAACATCTAATGATAGTCTATGGAATTCGTTTGAAATTGAAAACTGA
- a CDS encoding PKD domain-containing protein produces the protein MEKKIKITGIIILLLMTITQLQSQDLSQFDKAKKSLNEKGEVFFKFEINTRSELETVSKIISIDRNYRGTQKTLFAYANSKEFTEFLNLGYKYEVLTNPGDLLKNPKMLTENDFKGAKSWDSYPTYQAYVAMMYSFETNYPGLCKIYDIGETVQGRKILYAKISDSVNVEESEPRFNYTSSMHGDETVGYVLMLRLIDYLLSNYGIDSTATSLVNNIEIWINPNANPDGTYAAGNNTVSGATRYNANNVDLNRNFPDFDDGEHPDGNQWQTENIVMMDFADSLEFVMSANIHGGVEVVNYPWDTQSALHADDNWWERVARMYADTAQTYSQANYFTALNNGITNGYQWYPVAGGRQDFMQYYHYCREMTLELSNTKNPSGITLPTFWDANYRSLLTYIEEVLYGVNGIVTDSVTGEPLKAQVFVENHDIDNSFVYSKLPLGDYHRPIYEGTYDITYSSPGYFPKTFSLNIVNGSALTLDVQLVAAPPIVDFFAEQLNSCTGEIQFVDMTNTSTNSTYSWDFGDGNSSTEQNPFHNYYASGIYNVSLTVTNSVGSNTFTINNMINIDLLPEPSVVSASRCDIGTLTLSASGSGLLNWYDEQFGGNILSSGNTFTTPILLETTTYYVEDMVSPPTLSAAKADNTGGGGYFNNYGQHYLVFDCYEAVTLDSVKVYASGTYDRVIQLIDNTGSVLQSITVNIPDGESMIYLGFEIPIANDLQLAGPPFPNLYRNNAGLSYPYELQGIVSIKHSSASSDPTGYYYYFYDWKLSQPTCLSDRATITATVEFQPIADFDYTSNLLTVEFIDQSANGTTFYWDFGDGTFSSEVNPIHTYASSGAFQVQQIVSNTCGNDTSFAFIDLISTIDFSANGKNNVKIFPNPAFESFVVSFDNPTKSDIEIIITNIIGEIIDHRYFKNSDKTFSEEINIKNQAKGIYLLKVNFGVLNVTRKILHY, from the coding sequence ATGGAAAAGAAAATTAAAATAACTGGGATTATCATTTTGCTTTTAATGACTATAACACAATTACAAAGTCAAGATTTGAGCCAATTTGACAAAGCCAAAAAATCATTAAACGAAAAAGGTGAAGTGTTTTTTAAATTTGAAATTAATACTCGCTCTGAACTTGAGACAGTTAGTAAAATAATTTCGATTGACAGAAACTATCGTGGGACACAAAAAACTCTTTTTGCTTATGCCAATTCAAAAGAATTTACAGAATTCCTAAACCTTGGTTATAAATATGAAGTTTTGACTAATCCGGGAGATCTGCTGAAAAACCCTAAAATGCTAACCGAAAATGATTTTAAAGGTGCAAAATCCTGGGATTCATATCCTACATATCAAGCATATGTTGCAATGATGTATAGTTTTGAGACCAATTATCCTGGTTTATGCAAAATTTATGATATTGGCGAAACTGTTCAAGGTAGGAAAATATTATATGCAAAAATTTCTGATAGTGTAAATGTCGAAGAAAGCGAGCCTCGATTCAATTATACTTCAAGCATGCATGGTGATGAAACTGTTGGATATGTGCTTATGCTTAGGCTAATAGACTACCTACTTTCAAATTATGGGATAGATTCAACTGCTACATCATTGGTTAATAATATTGAAATTTGGATAAATCCAAATGCAAACCCAGATGGGACATATGCTGCCGGGAATAATACAGTTTCAGGAGCAACAAGATATAATGCAAACAATGTAGATTTGAACAGAAACTTTCCGGATTTTGACGATGGAGAGCATCCCGATGGAAATCAATGGCAAACAGAAAACATTGTAATGATGGATTTTGCAGATTCACTTGAATTTGTAATGAGTGCAAATATACATGGAGGAGTAGAAGTCGTCAATTATCCTTGGGATACACAATCGGCTTTACATGCCGATGATAATTGGTGGGAAAGAGTTGCAAGAATGTATGCAGATACAGCTCAAACCTATAGTCAGGCAAATTATTTTACAGCACTTAACAATGGAATTACTAATGGATACCAGTGGTATCCGGTGGCTGGTGGGAGGCAAGATTTTATGCAATACTATCACTATTGCCGCGAAATGACACTCGAACTTTCAAACACTAAAAATCCGAGCGGAATAACATTGCCAACATTTTGGGATGCAAATTATAGGTCCTTGTTGACCTATATTGAAGAAGTCTTATACGGTGTAAATGGGATTGTTACTGATAGCGTCACGGGAGAACCACTTAAGGCTCAGGTTTTTGTTGAAAATCATGATATTGACAATTCTTTTGTATACTCGAAGTTGCCTTTAGGCGACTACCATCGTCCAATCTACGAAGGCACATATGATATTACATACTCCAGTCCTGGCTATTTTCCAAAAACATTTTCATTAAATATTGTAAATGGATCGGCTTTAACGCTTGATGTACAACTTGTAGCAGCTCCTCCGATAGTCGATTTTTTTGCTGAACAACTAAACTCATGTACTGGAGAAATTCAATTTGTAGATATGACAAATACTTCTACAAATTCTACTTATAGTTGGGATTTTGGAGATGGAAATTCATCAACTGAACAAAATCCTTTTCACAATTATTACGCAAGTGGCATTTACAATGTATCATTGACTGTAACAAATTCAGTTGGGAGCAACACATTCACCATCAATAATATGATAAATATTGATTTATTGCCCGAACCATCTGTAGTGTCAGCAAGCCGTTGCGACATTGGAACTCTTACTCTCAGTGCATCTGGCTCTGGTTTATTGAACTGGTACGATGAGCAATTTGGTGGCAATATTTTATCTTCAGGAAATACTTTCACCACACCAATTTTGCTAGAAACTACAACTTATTATGTTGAAGATATGGTTTCTCCTCCTACATTATCTGCTGCTAAAGCTGATAATACTGGTGGTGGTGGCTATTTCAACAACTATGGTCAACACTATTTGGTGTTTGACTGCTACGAGGCTGTTACTTTAGATTCTGTAAAGGTGTATGCTTCAGGGACATACGATAGAGTTATTCAGTTAATAGATAATACCGGAAGTGTTCTACAATCAATAACTGTAAATATTCCCGATGGCGAAAGTATGATATATTTAGGATTTGAGATTCCAATTGCCAATGATCTTCAGTTAGCTGGACCACCATTTCCAAATTTATATAGAAACAATGCCGGGCTTTCATATCCATATGAACTTCAAGGCATTGTAAGTATCAAACATAGCAGTGCTTCTTCTGATCCAACTGGATATTACTATTATTTTTACGATTGGAAATTGTCTCAGCCAACTTGCTTAAGCGATAGAGCCACAATTACCGCAACGGTGGAATTTCAACCAATTGCTGATTTCGACTATACTAGCAATTTACTTACAGTAGAATTTATAGACCAATCTGCTAACGGAACAACTTTCTATTGGGATTTTGGAGATGGAACTTTTTCAAGCGAAGTAAATCCTATTCACACTTATGCAAGTTCTGGTGCATTTCAGGTTCAACAAATTGTTTCAAATACTTGTGGAAACGATACTTCTTTTGCTTTTATAGATTTGATTTCAACAATTGATTTTAGTGCAAACGGGAAAAACAATGTAAAAATATTTCCAAATCCTGCATTTGAGTCATTTGTCGTTTCATTCGATAATCCAACAAAATCTGATATTGAAATAATTATTACAAATATCATAGGGGAAATAATTGACCACAGATATTTTAAAAATTCTGATAAAACTTTTTCTGAAGAGATTAATATTAAAAATCAAGCTAAAGGAATATATTTATTGAAAGTAAATTTTGGAGTTTTGAATGTTACAAGGAAGATTTTACACTATTAG
- the mnmA gene encoding tRNA 2-thiouridine(34) synthase MnmA: MKKKPRVLVAMSGGIDSAITAMMLHKQNYDIVGITLKTWDYTSSGGSKKETGCCSLDSINDARNLAVSLGFPHYIFDVRNEFGNLIIENFVDEYLAGRTPNPCVLCNTYIKWDALLKKADKLSCDYIATGHYAKVKNESGRYFISKGKDNNKDQSYVLWGLTQENLKRTILPLGDFEKEEIRQIAIENGFKELATKSESFEICFVPDNDYRGFLKRKVEGLEKRVGQGNFVLTDGKFLGKHYGYPFYTIGQRKGLNIAVGHPLYVVKIISESNTIELGTKDELNSKEMWVSKLNFMKFDEFPNEFEVKTKIRHRSKETLSRISRVGDRLKVEFYEDVSAITPGQSAVFYDGNDVIGGGIISN, from the coding sequence ATGAAAAAAAAACCAAGAGTTTTAGTAGCAATGAGCGGTGGTATTGATAGTGCTATCACTGCTATGATGCTACATAAACAAAATTATGATATTGTTGGTATTACTTTAAAAACCTGGGATTATACAAGCTCGGGAGGTTCTAAAAAAGAAACCGGATGTTGCAGCCTCGATTCTATAAATGATGCTCGAAATCTTGCAGTTAGCCTTGGTTTTCCACATTATATTTTCGATGTTAGAAACGAATTTGGGAATTTAATTATCGAAAATTTTGTAGATGAATATCTTGCAGGAAGAACTCCAAATCCTTGTGTTTTATGTAATACATATATAAAATGGGATGCTCTACTAAAAAAGGCCGATAAATTGTCTTGCGATTATATTGCCACCGGGCATTATGCAAAAGTGAAAAATGAAAGCGGCAGATATTTTATTTCTAAAGGTAAAGATAATAACAAAGACCAATCATATGTTTTGTGGGGCTTAACGCAAGAAAACCTGAAAAGAACTATTTTGCCTCTTGGCGATTTCGAAAAAGAAGAAATTAGGCAAATAGCTATTGAAAATGGTTTTAAAGAGTTAGCCACAAAAAGTGAAAGCTTCGAAATATGTTTTGTTCCTGATAATGATTATCGTGGATTTTTGAAAAGAAAAGTAGAAGGACTTGAAAAAAGAGTAGGACAAGGCAACTTTGTTTTGACTGATGGGAAATTTCTTGGAAAGCACTATGGCTATCCGTTTTATACAATTGGGCAACGAAAAGGTTTAAATATTGCAGTAGGACATCCGCTCTATGTAGTGAAAATAATTTCGGAATCAAATACAATTGAATTAGGCACTAAAGACGAATTAAACTCAAAAGAAATGTGGGTTTCTAAATTGAATTTTATGAAGTTTGATGAATTTCCGAATGAGTTTGAAGTGAAAACAAAAATCAGGCATAGAAGCAAAGAAACATTGTCGAGAATAAGTAGAGTAGGAGACAGGCTAAAAGTAGAGTTTTATGAAGACGTATCAGCAATAACACCTGGGCAATCTGCTGTTTTTTATGATGGAAACGATGTCATCGGAGGAGGAATAATTTCTAATTGA